The nucleotide sequence GATGGTCTTTCTAAACACAGAGATCCTGTAAAATAAAGTTAtaatatgtaattctatgtttCTGTTTCAGGTGCATCAGAAGGCTCACACAGGAGACAAACCATATCAGTGTACTCACTGTAAGAAGTCATTCGGCACGTCATGGGGTTTAAAGGTTACCGGCAGAATCGCTCTGGAGAGAAGCCCCACCAGTGCGCCGACTGTGGGAAGAGGTTTTCGGACCTGCGCAGCCACAAAGCCCACCAGAGCacccacactggagagaaaccatacACATGCCCTGTCTGTGGAAAAGGCTTTGCCTGGCAAAAGAGCCAACAGAAACACCAGGCCACACACAGCAGCAGTGGTGGTGGAATCATAGAAGTACATATAGAAAAATGTATGATATCCTGGAGGGTTTCACTCCAACCTCAATCTAGCAGGTTAGTTACAACTACGGACAGGAGggtggctctccaggaacagggttgggttaAGGAGGGGTAGCtcctcaggaacagggttgggttataggagggtagctctccaggaacaggttgggtTTATAGGAGGGTAGctccccaggaacagggttgggttataggagggtagctctccaggaacagggttgggttatagGAGGGTAGCTCCAGGAACAGGGGGGTTATAGGAGGGTAGCTCCTATATTCATACACAAATGTAGTTTGTAAGCCTATTTTTGTTCTCTCAAAGTGTTCTTTGGATGGATTGTGCAACAGGTGATGACTATCTTTTGTTTTCCAGACAGCAAATGTTCTCACTAtaacatgaagtgttttgagtAATGTTTGGATCTGAAATGAAGGATATGAATGGAATAGAGATAAGGACTTCACTCACGGTCGATTTCTGTCTTTATTTTGTCGCTGAGTTCAAACCACATGCTAAATGTCTGGTAAGCATAACATCTGATTTCTGTCTTTATTTTGTAGCTGAGTTCAAAGCACATGCTAACGTCTGTAGCATAACATCTGATTTCTGTCTTTATTTTGTCGCTGAGTTCAAAGCACATGCTAACATCTGGTAGCATAACATCTGATTTCTGTCTTCATTTTGTCGCTGAGTTCAAAAGCACATGCTAACGTCTGGTAGCATAACATCTGATTTCTGTCTTTATTTTGTAGCTGAGTTCAAAGCACATGCTAACGTCTGGTAGCATAACATCTGATTTCTGTCTTTATTTTGTAGCTGAGTTCAAAGCACATGCTAACGTCTGGTGACATAACATCTGATTTCTGTCTTTATTTTGTAGCTGAGTTCAAAGCACATGCTGAGGTCTAGTAGCATAACAGTTCACCACATATTGACGTCTTCATATCCGCTTTGAAGCCTTTCAAAAGGAGATCTGTCATTGGAACTGGAGGGTGAGCAAAACCACTCTattgagcagtggaggctggtgggaggatctacaggaggacgggctcgttgtaatggctggaaaggattgaaatggaatggagccaaacgtggtttacatatgtttgttattgtttgatatcGTTCCATTTcagacatgacaatgacccagtcttcctatagctcctcccacaagCCTCCATCCATTTTGAGGTGTGTAACCCCTCCTCCAAAACATGGCTGTAGTTACTAGGTACACTACTTTAACAGATAAAGTGACTTACAGATTTTGTTTCGTTTCATGACTGTTATCTTTattgactggttgtattgattaATTATAACCACTGACATGGTTTAATGGTAACCTTTACACAAACATGATTGCCAACAGATTTGTCCAAGAGAAACAATTCACATCATAAACTAggattccatccaattggtgacagatttccaTGTTAATATTCTAGAATTAGCATAAATAAAATATGCGCAtattcccaccagtggtgtttccaccaaactgaatTGTTGCGAATAAAAATCAGTGCTTGATGACGTAGTTAATGCAAAatgtacttttcccacattttttcaaTGTGTTTCCGTTGCATTTTCAACACTacggatagttttgtcacaaaaactgttgcgttaaataacaaatgtgcctAGTCTGGttttggcacgtgcgctctagccagcAGCTCACAGATAGAGTCTGGGTAGGTTAGTCTACAATAAATGATGAGATTATGgaaagagcgagaatattttgatttgtcaaaAGGAAATCAATCATCgacgatcatgtcaccagaataagaccctcgacagttattggaaaggagcatcaagatcaccttgcactttcaccaccctgtgaagttcatcatccctgatttcatctgtagcctaataaactgcttgCTTTACCGACGAGTCGTAGGGGGAGGACCACAGACCACGTCATCGCGTGAgtgactccaaatttacttcgatatgacgggtattatatcaatatttgcacataaaggcgtttccagcgccatttctcgcataaatAATTtgaccgacacaaaaagatcccatcaTGTCGACGCACAaattatctgtcggcatttataaaattgtatcaAAAACTAAACAGCTGTCATTCTTTTTTTGGTTRATACAGTATGACTTTACACACATAAAAACCMTAATGGAAACGTAGTAAAATGTGTCTTTCATGTAATGTCAGTTTCTAAACAacctaaaaaaaaatgtctcaAAACATTTAATCAAAAGGATCATTCTATCGGCATCTTAAACAGAGCATTGACCTCGTGTCTGTTCAGTGCAATGACAGAACATTCTAATAGACATGTTGACATCACCACTGTGACGTCATCACGGAACGAGTAGAGTGCTAGCAAAGTAACGttctatctttttttttaaacaatttggtCACTCTTTCCAATGATGTGGCATCGATGGCATCACTGAGgatgataaatatatatattttttggaggGGGtttccgagtggcacagtggtctttaaggcactgcatttcagtgcaagaggcgtcactacagtccctggtttgaatccaggctgtatcacatccggccgtgattgggagtcccataatgcggtgcacaattggcccagcgtcgtccaggtttggccggggtaggccgtcattataaataagaattagttcttaactgacttgccgagttaaataaaggttaaataaatWAAAAAAATGTTTGTTTRTAGCCaactaaaaaaataaatcaagacATCGTTACATCATCATCGTGTGACGTAGAGTAGAGCTTGTCCTCGTCCTCTATGTTATTGAGTCCGCTACGTGTGGTGCTGTGGTCCGGGTTGAACTTCATATGTTCCTTCAGCTGCTTCAGCTGATagtaactcttcccacagtcataGCAGTAGAAgggcctctctcctgtgtgaatcctcTGGTGCACCTTTAACTCTGAGGACGTGATGAAACGCTTGTCACAGTCTAAGCAGGGGTAaggcctctctcctgtgtgagtcctcAGGTGCACCTTCAaagcaaaaatacaaaatatWAATTGTATTAATTAATAAGAATTTCAGTATACTGTACACAGCAAGTATTATGTTGTgtaactgaagaaaaaaaaatagttaTATTGTACCTTTAAGGTCCCCTGAGCACGGAAGGTCTTGTCGCAGTAGGAGCAGGCGTAAGGCTTCTCCTCAGAGTGTATTCTCTGGTGGAGCTTGAGGTTGGACAGCTGTTTGAATGCCTTGTCGCAGTAGGAGCAGCTGTGAGGCTTGTCCTGGCTGTGGATCTTCTCATGGACCCTGGAACAACAGGTAATGCAAGAACACTGGTTAAGTACTAGTAGTTCTAGTTCACTTGAATATCCCACATTGGGAAATTGGTTTgtcacagttaaaaaaaaaaaagacatgacAACATTGAATCATAACAGCAAATACAGTTTAATGAAATAAATTACGACATAACGGATGTCGTAATAAAACAAACAGATTACTTGATAACTTTTTCTCCAGATAAAAACGTAATAACTTATTACAATGTCCGGTGGTTATTACGTTATCAGGTGAGTAACACATGGGCCCATACTCATAAAGCatctcaaagtaggagtgctgatctaggatcaggttcccttGTCCATGTGATGTTGTTCAGATCAGATccaataggagtgctgatctaggatcaggtccccttgtACAGCTGATGTTGTTCAGATCAGATccaataggagtgctgatctaggatcaggtcctcttgTACATGTGATGTTGTTCAGATCAGATCCAATAGGAGTGataatctaggatcaggtccctcagTCCAGTTATTATAATCTAAAAGACAAAACGGATCCTAAATCCGCACTCCTACTCAGACGATTTATGAATATAGACCCTGAGTTACCTGAGCTCGCTGGAGGAAGGGAACTTCATGGGGCAGCTGCTGCAGTGGTacggcttctctcctgtatggaTACGCTGGTGCTTCTTCAGATGGCCAGACTCCACAAATGTCTTCCCACAGAAGGAGCAGGAGAACGGTCTCTCTCCGGTGTGCCTGCGCTCGTGGGATCTCAGGTTCCCCGTTTGGGCGAAACCCTTAAAACCAAGTCAAATGTAAAATGCATTTAAAATCACGGCACACTTTTGCCAGGCGTCTGGAGTATTTACACtgggtggacaaaacattaggaacaccttgctaatattgagttgcacccccccctccccccttttgcccttagaacagcctcactTCGTTGGGGGGCGtggcctctacaaggtgttgaaagaatCCCACaaagatgctggcccatgttgactccaatgttgtgtcaagttggttggatgtgctttgggtggtggaccattcttgatacacagacaggaaattgttgagcgtgaataaacccagcagcgttgcggtatcttgacacactcaaaccggtgcacctggcacctactaaaatactcccgttcaaaggcacttaaatattttgtcttacgtctcaaggcttaacaatacttcttttaacccgtctcctccccttcatctacactgattgaagtggatttaacaagtgacatcaataagggatcatagcgttcatctggattcacctggtcagtctatgtcatggagcaggtgttcctaatgttgtgtacactcagtgGATACACCTGGCGACATGGGTacaaatcctctctctctctctgtatctgtctcctctATACATTCCGACTATCACAGTCCATAAAAAACGATAAATTActacaaaatctattttaaatcgCAACACTCTTTACAGTAAAACAATCAAATGacaaaaagtaaaagtaaacaaTCAGTAAAAGAGACCAACCTTTCCACACACCTCACAGACGTaaggtctctctcctgtgtgtgttctctggtgggTCTTTAACGCAGCCAGTATGGTGAAGCTCTTGTCACAGTCTGGACAGgggaatggtttctctcctgtattgGATgaggacacaaaacacacaatgtATTGAACTTGTGTCTGATGATTAAATGCTTTTTTTAAAAGGTACACTAGAATGCCCTTAAAACAATTCAACCAAAAAAGTGGACAAAACTTGCGGCAAAAATATTTATTGACCAGATCGGTTTGGAACTTGACTCTTGATTTTTCACTTGATCGAACTTTGAAAATAAATTTAGACTGAATATTTTCGAAAGGAAACAAAGTAAAAgaaacctgtgtgtgtgagtgtgtgtctcttcaGCTCGGCTGGTGAGCAGAACCTCTTGGTGCAGGCCGGTACGGAGCAGGGGTACGGTCTCAGTCGGGTGTGGATGATCTCTGTGTTTGTCTAAGCTAACAGTGGTGGATAAACGCTTCCCACACCTAGAGCAGGGGAACGGCCTCTGATGACCGTCTTTGGTCTTGTTGGGCTTAGTCCTGGGTGCTGAGATCTTGgagctcctctccctccctcctcatcttcctctccggAAGCAGGGTCCTTGTCCGATGCCTCTCCACTGGCAGGGCCAGACCTGGGGTCGTTGTTATGGCGGGGTTGTTCTTGTCAGGGGTGGCTCTAGGGCCATTGTCAGGGCTGGAGTCATCAGAACTGTGGCTGGTAATGTCAGAAGTGGGGCTTGGGTTGTCATCTGagggaacagacacatctcaggtCAGATAAGAGGCTTAGTAACTCCATGGTAGCACCTCTGTGATGCTGTACTCACTAGGCTGTATAAGGATATACTATGGCTCCTCTGTGATGCTGTACTCCTAGGCTGTATAGGATATACTATGGCTCCTCTGTTGATGCTGTACTCACTAGGCTGTATAGGATATACTATGGCTCCTCTGTGATGCTGTACTCACTAGGCTGTATAGGATATACTATGGCTCCTCTGTGATGCTGTACTCACTAGGCTGTATAGGATATACTATGGCTCTCTGTGTGCTGTACTCACTAGGCTGTATAGGATATACTATGGCTCCTCTGTGATGCTGTACTCACTAGGCTGTATAGGATATACTATGGCTCCTCTGTGATGCTGTACTCACTAGGCTGTATAGGATATACTATGGCTCCTCTGTGATGCTGTACTCACTGGCTGTATAGGATATACTATGGCACCTCTGTGATGCTGTACTCACTAGGCTGTATAGGATATACTATGGCTCCTCTGTGATGCTGTACTCACTAGGCTGTATAGGATATACTATGGTCCTCTGTGATGCTGTACTCACTAGGCTGTATAGGATATACTATGGCTCCTCTGTGATGCTGGACTCACTAGGCTGTATAGGATATACTATGGCTCCTCTGTGATGCTGTACTCACTAGGCTGTATAGGATATACTAtggcttcttcctcttcctccttcttgaCGTTGAAGAACCCTGAAGGAAACACACAAGATTGAAATCACGGCAAGTTGTAAATAAACAAATCCcaaagagagagaaggcaagagcACCTGTACTTGGGTGAGCCACACCCcatatctcttcctcctcttcttctgttTTCACCTGGGCAAAACTCAGGTACGTGTTAGGTGTTAGGGGCCCACAGTCCTCCTGCTTCACCACCCTCAGGGTCTGCTGTTACTTGGTCTCCATGGATACCTTTCGGCCAGGCGGCGCTCCGGGAGATATTGAAGTCCTCCGGAGAAGAAAACTGAAGTGGATTTGGCACATGTGCACTTACTKAGAATGTTTCCAGACAAGGCATTTTTAGGGTTACATGTAACTTTGTAACTTTCTttagtatatatttatttatttattgaattatTGAATTGATTTAGTGTGTTTTTTTCGAAGCACATGCCGGCCAGGAACAGTAGTAATGAAGATAGTTGTTCAGCTTAAATCCATTCTTTGGTCGGTACCGAACATATTTTCACATGATTAATGCTTGAAAATTTGTGAACGGCAAGTTGAATGGCTGTTTCCTGGGCTTAAAGGAGAATCGCAATATTCAACTGACTCCTTCGTAAACCCAGATTCTGGTTTATTCTACATCGTGCCTGAACATGCATCTACACATATTCATTGATGGAAACTGCTAGCCTGGTGGAATCAACATGATCGCTGCATTGACCATTCTATGCTATTTCACTTCACTTATGTAACGTGAAATAGAACAGTGAACGTATCGATTAGACTGCTTCCACCAGGCTAGGAAACTGCTGCGTTGTTCAGAACTGGCCgctgaaaacaaaaaacatacgCCCACCTTCGAAACATTATACACGTTATATTTGAGTTTATTGTTATCTACTCACCACCACGTCCATTGTATATAGTAGTGCTCTTTAAAAAAGGTCAGAATATGAAACAAACTGGTTGTTGTTTTTACTTCCCGCTTCCGCCTCAGTGTCGTCAGACGTGATCATCTAGACACGATAGACGAGAGTAATCAACTACCGCTTGTGATTTCGCTAGTATCTTTTActtctgtctttttactgttaagCTAGCAAGTTTATAGTTAGCCGATGGTAGCTTCTTATCTTCCCATTTTTGCATTTGCTAATACAACTATTCAGCTATGAACTTCGCTTTTGTCTTACGTTCATCGGCCACAGGACTTCGTTGAACAGCAACTTTTGGACAACACCGTACTATTATGTACTGGGCAACATCGTAAGCCMAACAGGTTAACAGGTTTAGCTACCGTTAGCCATGGCCCTGTCCTGTGTGACATGACAACTTTCCCGACCTGCTGATAATCCGTGTGTCATCTCAGTGATCCTGTGATATTCCTGCCTGGTGGACCATCTTAACAACACAGCATGGATGAGGTGAGAGGAATCTTGTGGAGGAGGAACCGCTTTCTTTCTAGATATGAGTGTAAAGATTTCATGTAGCTTGCTGGCTTGTCGCCGATGCCTACTAGTATCTGCTTTCAGTTAATTGTTCGTGTAATAACATTGTAGCTTTTAGCTAATCATATAGTCCCCCTTTCATGTGTCTGGCGTTAACTGTGTTGTTTCGCAATGTGTAAGAAAGCAGCAACAACTTCTTGATTTTTAGGATGTTTACTTTAGCTTCCGGCAGGAGACAATACAGCACAGCAGTGTAGCGATGTTCCTAACTCAGGGTCCAGCGGAGTAGACAGAACCAAGTGCTGAATTTGTTTAAATTGATTACCTGTACGGATGTAGCCTAGCCTGTTGTATTTACCTGTACGGATGTAGCCTAGCCTGTGCTGTTCTCTGCTGCAGGAGTCTGTCGACCAAGCGGCCAGCCTGTCTCCTCTTCGCCACAACGCTGGAGCTGACTGTAACCATGGTGACCAGAGCTCACTGTTGAGCCAGCAGAAGATGGTGTTGGAAAACCACGATTATCTCCATCGCTGTGAAACACTGGCCTCAAAGGTTTCAGCGGAAGAGAGAGGAGTGCGGTGTGAGTCCGACGTCTCTGTAGTACAACAGAACAACCTCTACAACACAACATCATCCACTAAGAAGTATTTCCCCTGCTCTGTGTGTGGACGACTCTTCACTACAAAACAGGCCCGGGATCGACACATGAAGACCCACACGGGAGAGAAGCCGTTCCACTGCACCGTGTGTGGGAAGAGCTTCTCTCAGCAGTCCTCCTTCAGGATACACCAGAGGAGCCACACGGGGGAGAAGCCCTACCGCTGCCTTGCacctgactgtgggaagagcttctACCAATCAGGAGCCTTGTTGAGACACGGAAGGGGTCACGCTGAGGGGTCGACTAGACTAAGCGCTGCTGGAGATGTGCTGCCTCACCAACAGGAGCTGCTTGTCCAACAGGACCATACTATTAACAAGGTGGGGGAGATCTAGGGCTGTGTCTCAATTGGAGGACTAAGGCTGTGTCTCAATTTGCACCCTACTccttatatagtgtactacttttgaccaggcaccAGGGGCCatctctatatagtgcaatacttttgaccaggcaccAGGGGccatccctatatagtgcactacttttgacaggagcTGGCTATAATCAGTTActcagccctatgggccctggtcaaaggtagtgtactATTTAGGGTATAGGGATTGGTCCTGGTGCctggttaaaaagtagtgcacaacatagggaagagggtgctatttgagacgtGACCCTAGACAACTAGCTGTACAATAACTTTTCAACAGGTATGTTTTAACGTTCTTTAACTTTTCATTGTTGCTTCATTTTAGAATTCTAAACTTCAGGCTGTAGTGGATGTGCTGCCGGAACAACAGGATGTCCGTCTGGCTCAAGGTACTGATGGTTTAGGAAGACATGGTGCTACTAAGACATGTTGCTACTAAGACGTGTTGCTACTATGACGTGTTGCTACTATGACGTGTTGCTACTATGACGTGTTGCTACTAAGACGTGTTGCTACTAAGACGTGTTGCTACTAAGACGTGTTGCTACTAAGACGTGTTGCTACTATGACGTGTTGCTACTATGACGTGTTGCTACTATGACGTGTTGCCACTAAGACGTGTTGCCACTAAGACGTGTTGCCACTAAGACGTGTTGCCACTAAGACGTGTTGCCACTAAGACGTGTTGCCACTATGACGTGTTGCCACTATGACGTGTTGCCACTATGACGTGTTGCCACTATGACGTGTTGCCactagaactgcaacgctgctgcgtTTTTGAcacttaacagtttcctgtgtgtatcaagaatgttccaccacccaaaggacatccagccaacttgacacaaccgtgggaagcattggagtcaacatgggccagcatccctgtggaactctttcgacaccttgtggagtccacgCCCCCCCGACAAGTTTAGTCTGTTCTGAGATCAAaaggggaggtgcaactcaatattaggaaggtgtttctaatcaaatcaaatttatttacatagcccttcttacaacagctgatatctcaaagtgctgtacagaaacacagcctaaaaccccaaacagcaagcaatgcaggtgtagaagcacagtggctaggaaaaaccccctagaaaggccaaaacctaggaagaaacctagagaggaaccaggctatgaggggtggcgggtggagattataacagaacatggccaagatgttcaaatgttcataaatgaccatcatggtcaaataataataatcacagtaggtggcaacaagtcagcacctcaggagtaaatgtcagttggcttttcatagccgatcactctaccccgctcctgctgtctctagagagtgaaaacagcaggtctggacagtaaaccgtccggtgaacaggtcagggttccatagccgcaggcagaacagttgaaactggagcagcagcacggccaggtggactgggacagcaaggatcatcatgccaggtagtcctgaggctggTCCTAGGTTTtcaggtcctcgagagaaagagagaattagagagagcatacttaaattcacacaggacaccggataagacagaagtactccagatataacagactgaccctagcccccgacacataaactactgcagcataaatactggaggctgagacagaaggggtcaggagacactgtggccccatccgatgagaCCCCgacgggccaaacaggcaggaatataccccaccactttgccaaagcacagcccccacaccactagagggataacttcaaccaccaacttaccatcctgagacaaggctgagtatagccacaaagatctccgccacggcacaacccaaggggggcaccaacccagacaagaagatcacgtcagcgactcaacccactcaagtgacgcaccactcctaagggacggcatggaagagcaccagtaagccagtgactcaccctgtaatagggttagaggcagagaatcccagtggagagaggggaaccggccaggcagaggcagcaagggcggttcgttgctccagagcctttccgttcaccttcacactcctggccagactacactcaatcatatgacctactgaagagatgagtcttcagtaaagacttaaaggttgagccgagtctgcgtctctccacatgggtaggcagaccattccataaaaattgctctataggagaaagccctgcctccagctgtttgcttaaaaattcgagggacaattaggaggccctGCGTCTTggactgtagcgtacgtgtaggtatgtacggcaggacacaatcggaaagataggtaggagcaagcccatgtaatactttgtaggttagcagtaaaaccttgaaatcagctcttgccttaacaggaagccagtgtgggaggctagcactggagtaatatgatacgtttcttggttctagtcaggattctagcagccgtatttagcactaactgaagtttatttagtgcttcatCCGGTGTCCGGAAAGtaggcattgcagtagtctaacctagaagtaacaaaagcatggattaatttttctgcataattttggacagaaagtttcagatttttgcaatgttacttagatggaaaaaagctgtcctaatgttttgtatagtcagtgTTAATATGCCTCCGGACTTTGTGTTTTTAGAGCTTCATTGTGTTTTTATCCTGAATAATGTTCAATGTTCCCATGACCgttcaaaagttcggggtcaattagaaatgtccttgttttttgaaagaaaagcacctttttttgtccatttaaaataacatcaaattgatcagaaatacagtgtagacatgttaaTGTTGTATGGACTATtttgctggaaacggcagattttttatggaattctacatagacgtacagaggcccgttatcagcaaccatcactcctgtgttccaatggcacattgtgttagctaatcaaagtttataattttaaaaggctaattgatcattagaaaacccttttgtaattatgttgcacagctgaaaactgttgtctgatttaaagaagcaataaataaaactggccttctttggactagttgagtatctggagcatcagcatttgtgggttcgattacaggctcaaatggccagaaacaaagaactttcttcttaAACTCATTCTGTCTAttctttgttctgagaaatgaaggttaatccatgcgagaaattgccaagaaactgaagatctcgtacaacgctgtgtactactactccttaacagaacagcgcaaactggctctaaccagaactaACGCAGAataagaaagaggagtgggaggcccggtgccaactgagcaagaggacaagtacattagagtgtctagtttggagaaacagacgcctcacaagtcctcaactgcagcttcattaaatagtagcccgcaaaacaccagtctcaacgtcaacagtgaagaggcgactccgggatgctggccttctaggcagagttgcaaagaaaaaccttatctcagactggccataaaaataaaatattaagatgggcaaaagaacacagacactggacagagaactcTGTGGCATCGAAGttgagcatttacccactgaagtcggtttcGATGCTGAACAGCAGTtgggtcaagaccctggtgaggacaacgagcacgcatgAGCtgccctgagacggtttctgacgtttatgcagaaattctttggttgtgcaaaaccacagtttcatcagctgtccgggtggcttggTGAAGAgcggaagaagccggatgtggaggtcctggcctggcgtggttacacgtggtctgcggttgtaaggccggttggacgtactgccaaattctcaaacattttacattaaattctctggcaacagatctggtggacattcctgcagtcagcatgccaatttcacactccttcaaaacttgagacatctgtggcattgtgttgtgtgacaaaactgcacatttgagtggccttctgtccccagcacaaggtgcacctgtgtaatgatcatgctgtttaatcagcttcttgatatgccacacctgtcaggtggatggattatcttggcaaaggagaaatgctcactaataggatgtaaacaaatttgtgcacaaaatgttagagaaataagctttttatgggaaatttctgggatcttttatttcagct is from Salvelinus sp. IW2-2015 unplaced genomic scaffold, ASM291031v2 Un_scaffold2824, whole genome shotgun sequence and encodes:
- the LOC112074803 gene encoding zinc finger protein 239, which produces MKFPSSSELRVHEKIHSQDKPHSCSYCDKAFKQLSNLKLHQRIHSEEKPYACSYCDKTFRAQGTLKVHLRTHTGERPYPCLDCDKRFITSSELKVHQRIHTGERPFYCYDCGKSYYQLKQLKEHMKFNPDHSTTRSGLNNIEDEDKLYSTSHDDDVTMS